A stretch of the Verrucomicrobiia bacterium genome encodes the following:
- a CDS encoding TspO/MBR family protein, whose protein sequence is MNRHIPALIGWVLLCFAAAAMGGLFMPGEWYASLKKPVWNPPGWIFGPVWTALYSLMAVAAWLVWRRDGWDKQRKPLLIFLTQLALNALWTPLFFGLHWTGVAFAEIVLLWLAIAWTIAVFWRVHRAAAWLLAPYLAWVGFAAVLNGTLWRLNP, encoded by the coding sequence ATGAACCGCCATATTCCAGCTCTGATCGGGTGGGTGTTGCTCTGCTTCGCCGCCGCGGCGATGGGCGGATTGTTCATGCCGGGCGAATGGTATGCCTCATTGAAGAAGCCGGTGTGGAATCCGCCGGGGTGGATCTTCGGTCCGGTGTGGACGGCGCTTTACTCGTTGATGGCGGTGGCGGCATGGCTGGTGTGGCGACGCGATGGCTGGGACAAACAACGCAAGCCGCTGCTCATCTTCCTCACGCAACTGGCGCTCAACGCGCTTTGGACGCCGCTGTTCTTCGGTCTGCACTGGACCGGCGTGGCATTTGCAGAAATCGTGCTGCTTTGGTTGGCCATCGCGTGGACCATCGCGGTGTTTTGGCGCGTGCATCGCGCAGCCGCCTGGCTGCTCGCGCCATATCTGGCGTGGGTGGGTTTTGCAGCCGTGTTGAACGGCACGTTGTGGAGGCTGAACCCTTGA
- a CDS encoding CIA30 family protein, translating into MKLKMASALTNSARLILVCALTSLTIAMKAEPATNKTLFDFQTTTNSPAWEVVNDDVMGGVSTSQFKVPTNGCAIFSGTVRLENNGGFASVRSAPVRDDLAGLTAFILRVRGDGRTYKFTVRTGAGFDTPLYQCSFTTKPGEWEEHRLAFKDFVPTFRGRVLTDALTLNPAKVNSVGFLISDKQAGPFRLEIGWIKAAR; encoded by the coding sequence ATGAAACTTAAAATGGCTTCGGCTTTAACCAACTCCGCGCGCCTGATTCTCGTGTGCGCGCTCACATCCCTGACCATCGCCATGAAAGCTGAACCGGCAACCAACAAAACCCTCTTTGACTTCCAGACGACTACCAACTCGCCCGCCTGGGAAGTGGTCAACGATGATGTGATGGGAGGGGTTTCCACCAGTCAGTTTAAGGTGCCAACCAACGGCTGCGCCATTTTCAGCGGCACGGTTCGACTGGAGAACAACGGCGGGTTCGCCTCTGTGCGTTCCGCGCCCGTGCGCGACGATCTCGCCGGGCTGACCGCCTTCATCCTGCGAGTGCGCGGGGATGGACGAACTTACAAATTTACCGTTCGCACCGGGGCGGGTTTCGACACGCCGCTTTACCAATGCAGTTTCACAACAAAGCCGGGTGAATGGGAAGAACATCGGCTGGCCTTCAAGGATTTTGTTCCCACCTTCCGTGGCCGGGTGCTGACGGACGCGCTGACACTGAATCCCGCGAAGGTGAACTCGGTCGGCTTTCTCATTTCGGATAAACAGGCCGGACCGTTCCGGCTGGAAATCGGCTGGATCAAAGCCGCCCGCTGA
- a CDS encoding DUF4268 domain-containing protein, whose protein sequence is MDSRRGGQEALRQPVGAEKRDQGKLGFELDWQDLPDAKACRIASWYPKASIEEESRWNEYLDWLTQRLVKMDQVLRPIVKALP, encoded by the coding sequence GTGGATTCCCGGCGCGGAGGCCAAGAAGCACTTCGCCAACCTGTCGGCGCAGAAAAAAGAGATCAGGGCAAGCTGGGCTTTGAGTTGGATTGGCAAGACCTTCCAGACGCCAAGGCTTGCCGGATTGCAAGTTGGTATCCGAAGGCGTCCATCGAAGAAGAGTCCCGCTGGAATGAATACCTGGACTGGCTGACGCAGCGATTGGTCAAAATGGACCAAGTGCTCCGGCCCATCGTGAAGGCTCTGCCATGA
- a CDS encoding DUF1778 domain-containing protein: MNAVMKEQKAQRFVARVSAADKQLFQRAATLEGRSMATFVIAHAREVARQIISQSNLIQLNADESVRFVEALLAPPRQPTPAMTDSIRAYRESVKSDLG, from the coding sequence GTGAATGCAGTCATGAAAGAGCAGAAAGCTCAACGGTTCGTTGCCCGAGTTTCGGCGGCGGATAAGCAGCTTTTCCAGCGGGCGGCGACCCTTGAAGGACGCTCGATGGCGACTTTCGTCATTGCCCACGCTCGCGAAGTGGCCCGCCAGATCATCAGCCAGAGCAACCTGATCCAACTGAACGCCGACGAATCCGTTCGTTTCGTCGAGGCGTTGCTTGCACCGCCTCGTCAGCCGACACCGGCCATGACGGATTCCATCCGCGCTTATCGGGAATCGGTGAAGAGCGATTTGGGCTAA
- a CDS encoding GNAT family N-acetyltransferase translates to MSEPQQYRLEQLDPSKHRREDFKCESSELTEFLQKRARKEMQARASACFVLVPEADPGRIAGYYTLSQTAVVVQQLPESLIKKLPRYPQLGATLIGRLARDIEWKGQQLGRLLLIDALRRCVRHSAEVGAVVVVTDPKDEKARKFYADHGFLALDEHRMFLPMSDLVEREANGWNV, encoded by the coding sequence GTGAGCGAACCTCAGCAATACAGACTAGAGCAGCTTGACCCGAGCAAGCACCGGCGAGAGGACTTCAAATGTGAGTCTTCGGAATTGACGGAGTTCTTGCAGAAGAGAGCGCGTAAAGAAATGCAGGCGCGAGCCTCGGCCTGCTTTGTTCTTGTGCCGGAGGCAGACCCGGGACGGATCGCGGGTTACTACACGCTGTCGCAAACCGCTGTCGTTGTGCAGCAGTTACCGGAGTCGCTCATAAAGAAACTGCCGCGCTATCCGCAGTTGGGAGCGACCCTGATTGGACGACTCGCGAGAGACATCGAATGGAAAGGGCAGCAGTTGGGACGATTGCTGCTCATTGATGCATTGCGCCGTTGTGTGCGGCATAGCGCAGAAGTCGGGGCTGTTGTTGTGGTGACCGACCCCAAGGATGAGAAGGCCCGGAAGTTCTACGCCGACCACGGCTTCCTGGCACTGGATGAGCACAGAATGTTCCTTCCGATGAGCGACTTGGTTGAACGCGAGGCGAACGGATGGAATGTTTAG
- the lpxA gene encoding acyl-ACP--UDP-N-acetylglucosamine O-acyltransferase, with translation MANPAIHPTAIVHPDAKLSPTVQVGPYAVIDGGVELGAGCVVGPHVYLTGITTIGARNRFHAGCVIGDAPQDLKYRDEPTRLRIGEGNVFREHVTVHRSNKPAEDTVIGSHGLFMAHCHVGHNCLVGDHVILANGALLGGHVTVGDRAFISGNCLVHQFVRVGPLALMQGGAAISKDLPPFCIARGDNGVCGLNVIGLRRAGFSAADRLELKQLYHLVLRSGRPFRDALAAAEPQFTSAPAKTFLEFAAATRRGLCADTGRAAEGDGAED, from the coding sequence GTGGCTAACCCAGCGATTCATCCCACGGCCATTGTGCACCCGGACGCAAAACTGTCCCCGACGGTGCAGGTCGGCCCCTACGCGGTGATTGACGGCGGCGTCGAATTGGGCGCGGGCTGCGTGGTCGGACCGCACGTTTACCTCACCGGCATCACCACCATCGGCGCGCGCAACCGCTTCCACGCCGGCTGTGTCATTGGCGACGCGCCGCAGGATTTGAAATACCGGGACGAACCGACGCGCCTGCGCATCGGCGAGGGGAACGTCTTCCGCGAACACGTCACGGTGCATCGCTCGAACAAGCCGGCCGAGGACACGGTCATCGGTTCGCACGGGCTGTTCATGGCGCACTGTCACGTCGGGCACAACTGCCTCGTGGGCGACCACGTGATTCTGGCCAATGGCGCGCTGCTCGGCGGCCACGTGACGGTGGGGGACCGTGCGTTCATTTCGGGCAACTGCCTGGTGCACCAGTTCGTGCGCGTCGGCCCGCTGGCGCTGATGCAGGGCGGCGCGGCCATCAGCAAGGATTTGCCGCCGTTCTGCATTGCGCGCGGCGACAACGGCGTGTGCGGTTTGAATGTGATTGGCCTGCGGCGCGCCGGTTTTTCCGCCGCGGACCGGCTGGAGCTGAAACAGCTTTATCACCTGGTCCTCCGGTCGGGCCGTCCGTTCCGTGACGCCCTGGCCGCCGCGGAACCGCAGTTCACCAGCGCGCCCGCGAAGACGTTTCTCGAATTCGCCGCGGCGACCCGGCGCGGCCTGTGCGCCGACACGGGACGGGCGGCGGAAGGGGACGGCGCAGAGGACTGA